Sequence from the Deltaproteobacteria bacterium CG11_big_fil_rev_8_21_14_0_20_49_13 genome:
ATGACCGGCATCCTTTGCGTGAGGGCCTATCATGAATCCAAAGACGATCTGCGCAAGAAGGTGATAATCCCCGACAGTGCCCACGGCACCAACCCGGCAAGCGTTGCCATATGCGGATATTCTGTCGTCGAAGCAAAATCGAACGAAGAGGGGCTTTTAACGCCCGAAGCGGTTGCCAAGGTAATGGATGAAGACGTTGCGGCGATAATGATAACTAACCCCAACACACTTGGGATATTCGAAACTCACATTAAGGAAATTGCAGATATAGTTCACGCCAAGGGCGGGCTTGTTTATATGGACGGCGCTAATCTTAATGCGCTCATGGGAATTTCACGCCCCGGGGACTTTGGCGTAGATGTGATGCATTTCAACCTGCACAAGACATTTGCAACTCCGCACGGCGGCGGCGGTCCTGGTTCCGGCCCGATAGGAGTTAAGAAGATGTTGGTCCCGTTCCTTCCTAATCCAGTCTGTCATCCCCACAAAAGTGGGGATCTCCCGAATTCACCGGATTCCCGCTTGCGCGGGAATGACAGAAGCATCGGCCGCGTAAAGGCGTTCTACGGCAACTTTTCCGTGCTTGTTCGCGGATATACCTATATAAGAGAGATGGGCCCAGACGGACTCAAACGAGCCACAGAACTTGCGGTGCTTAACGCGGCTTATATCAAGGCAAGGCTCTCACAGGATTATTACGTTCCCTATTGCACCCCTTCGCTCCACGAATGCGTCTTTTCGGACAAGTTCCAGAACGAGCATGATGTAAAAACGCTCGATATTGCAAAGAGGCTCATGGACTACGGCCAGCATCCGCCGACCATCTATTTCCCGTTAATCGTCCATGGCGCTATCATGATAGAACCAACAGAGACGGAGAACAAGGCCGCCTGCGACGCCTTCTGCGATGCCATGATAAAG
This genomic interval carries:
- a CDS encoding glycine dehydrogenase (aminomethyl-transferring) (acts in conjunction with GvcH to form H-protein-S-aminomethyldihydrolipoyllysine from glycine; forms a heterodimer with subunit 1 to form the P protein); amino-acid sequence: MLLEESTLFEQSVKGRTGYSLPPSDVPIAEVPKGILRKESAALPELSEADVVRHFVRLSTYNYNKDAGFYPLGSCTMKYNPKVADLTPTFEGFANTHPYQPVETVEGNIKLIKELESYLAEISGLDAVTLQPCAGAHGEMTGILCVRAYHESKDDLRKKVIIPDSAHGTNPASVAICGYSVVEAKSNEEGLLTPEAVAKVMDEDVAAIMITNPNTLGIFETHIKEIADIVHAKGGLVYMDGANLNALMGISRPGDFGVDVMHFNLHKTFATPHGGGGPGSGPIGVKKMLVPFLPNPVCHPHKSGDLPNSPDSRLRGNDRSIGRVKAFYGNFSVLVRGYTYIREMGPDGLKRATELAVLNAAYIKARLSQDYYVPYCTPSLHECVFSDKFQNEHDVKTLDIAKRLMDYGQHPPTIYFPLIVHGAIMIEPTETENKAACDAFCDAMIKIAEECRTNPDLVKSAPKTTFRKRLDEARAVKDPRLKVARKCGERCES